A window from Sus scrofa isolate TJ Tabasco breed Duroc chromosome 2, Sscrofa11.1, whole genome shotgun sequence encodes these proteins:
- the LOC100522853 gene encoding olfactory receptor-like protein OLF4 gives MYLITVFGNLLIILAIGSDSHLHTPMYFFLSNLSFVDVCFISTTIPKMLWNIQTQRKDISYKGCIIQMYFFLLFAGLDDFLLTVMAYDRFVAICYPLHYTVIMNPQLCGILVLVSWIIIVSLFYCTCLGVYLHSAGTHNSHSTAVTSVMYTVVTPMLNPFIYSLRNKDIKRALQAFF, from the exons atgtacctgatcactgtgTTTGGGAACCTACTCATCATCCTGGCCATTGGCTCTGACTCCCACCttcacacacccatgtacttcttcctctccaacttgTCCTTTGTAGATGTCTGTTtcatctccaccaccatcccaaagatgctgtggAACATCCAGACCCAGAGAAAGGACATCAGCTACAAAGGCTGCATCATACAGATGTACTTTTTCCTACTCTTTGCAGGGTTGGATGACTTCCTGCTgacagtgatggcctatgaccgctttgtAGCTATATGCTATCCTCTGCACTACACGGTCATCATGAATCCCCAGCTCTGTGGAATTCTGGTTCTGGTTAGTTGGATCATCA ttgtctccttattttattgtacCTGCTTAGGTGTGTACCTCCATTCTGCAGGGACCCACAACTCACATTCAACTGCAGTGacctcagtgatgtacactgtggtcacacccatgctgaaccccttcatctatagTCTGAGGAACAAGGACATAAAGAGGGCTCTGCAAGCATTCTTTTAA
- the LOC106504264 gene encoding olfactory receptor-like protein OLF4: MEPGNSTQIEKFLLLGLSEDPEQQPLIFGLFLSMYLITVFGNLLIILAVSSDSHLHTPMYFFLSNLSIVDICFTSTTIPKMLWNIQTQNKVITYKGCITQIYFYILFAGLDDLLLSVMAYDRFVAICHPLHYMDIMNPGFCGLLVLLSWIMMVMYSLLHSLMVLRLSFCPDLEIPHFFCELSQVVQLASSDNFLNNLVMYFAAVLMGVGPFASILYSYSKIVACILGISSAQGTYKAFSTCGSHISVVSLFYCTLLGTYLSSAATHSSHSSSVTSVMYTVVMPMLNPFIYSLRNKDIKRGLKRFYLMPCIKSPIILGVMKSP, translated from the coding sequence ATGGAACCAGGGAACAGTACACAAATTGAAaaatttctccttctgggactttcAGAGGATCCAGAACAGCAACCCCTCATATTTGGGCTcttcctctccatgtacctgatcactgtgtttggaaacctgctcatcattctggctgtcagctctgactcccacctccacacacccatgtacttttttctctcCAACCTGTCCATTGTAGACATTtgtttcacctccaccaccatcccaaagatgctgtggAACATTCAGACCCAGAACAAAGTCATAACCTACAAAGGCTGTATCACCCagatatatttttacatactCTTTGCAGGATTAGACGATCTTCTCCTGagtgtgatggcctatgacaggtttgtggccatctgccaccccctgcaCTACATGGATATAATGAACCCTGGATTCTGTGGACTGCTGGTTCTGCTGTCCTGGATAATGATGGTCATGTATTCCTTGTTACACAGCTTAATGGTGTTGCGACTGTCTTTCTGTCCAGATTTGGAAatcccccactttttctgtgaactcagTCAGGTGGTACAACTTGCCAGTTCTGACAACTTTCTTAATAACCTGGTGATGTATTTTGCAGCTGTCCTCATGGGTGTTGGTCCTTTTGCTAGTATCCTTTATTCTTACTCTAAAATAGTTGCTTGCATTCTTGGAATCTCATCAGCTCAAGGGACGTATAAAGCATTTTCCACCTGTGGGTCTCACATCTCAgttgtctccttattttattgtacaCTCTTAGGCACATATCTTAGCTCTGCTGCTACCCACAGCTCGCACTCAAGTTCAGTCacctcagtgatgtacactgtggtcatgcccatgctgaaccccttcatctacagtctaagaaataaagatataaagaggGGTCTGAAGAGATTCTACTTGATGCCATGTATAAAATCGCCAATTATCCTGGGGGTGATGAAATCCCCTTAG